Proteins co-encoded in one Syngnathoides biaculeatus isolate LvHL_M chromosome 22, ASM1980259v1, whole genome shotgun sequence genomic window:
- the arhgap17a gene encoding rho GTPase-activating protein 17a isoform X4, with amino-acid sequence MKKQFNRMKQLANQTVGRAEKTEVLSDDLLQIERRMELVRVVSHNTHKKMVSCLQGHIGADAEKRHKKLPLTALSQAMVEGGNQLGEDSLIGKMMEVCGDAESRLASELMQHELQLEKDVLDPLSQLAEVDIPNILKQRKQLAKLVLDYDSARARWLQATKSIISGTNTQALTAKADLLKEEVDEAMNKVELCKDQLAADMYSFFSKEGDYACYFLTLLEAQAEYHRKSLTLLESVLPTIQAQQDSWIEKPAFGTALDEHLKRSGREIALPIEACVMMLLETGMKEEGLFRIAAGASKLKKLKAALDCSTSQLEEFYSDPHAVAGALKSYLRELPEPLMTHQLYDEWTQACSLSDPDKRLQALWIVCDKLPKNNKTNLRYLVKFLAKLAQDSEVNKMTPSNIAIVLGPNLLWAKTEGSLAEMAAATSVHVVAIIEPIIQHADWFFPEDVDFNVSGMFAMPVPSSNHNNHLDYDTGTIERKRPGSLVGPDTDGSRKDNTSNKYSDHTLRRGSTTLGRKQHTSPAFQPPLPPVEAPGQGQGTGQVPQSSAEPQAQALPGAAGPDSPHSLAQGLAALTAAQQLLAQHTEELSNPKVRDPTTAPTSLIQRNGSGVGSQAAGQTGTGTSPHTMRRVIKKQAPAPPKPANPPPGQPSASVNSSQPLSPPPRPLSTHSQTSPTSPNAQLYSTPRRHSSNQPPIQAPSHPPPEPPTQANSPTQLGADPQSADPSPPDSPSPPDTPPLPTPPGLDGAQIPPTSPSSYQTGSLPRPRPVPKPRNRPSMPPPPQPNPVANDTNGICSAAYKMMDPAMSLKGLSRTLVPEFNVDQQPAPVSSPPSPPKDCELDSESTVL; translated from the exons AGCGGAAAAAACAGAAGTTCTCAGCGATGACCTTTTACAG ATCGAACGGCGGATGGAGTTGGTGCGCGTGGTgtcccacaacacacacaagaaaatggTCTCATGTCTGCAGGGACATATCGGGGCAGATGCCGAGAAAAGACAT AAAAAGCTTCCTCTCACGGCGTTGTCTCAGGCTATGGTGGAAGGTGGAAACCAGCTGGGCGAGGACTCTTTAATAGG GAAGATGATGGAGGTTTGTGGGGATGCAGAGAGTCGTTTGGCATCTGAACTGATGCAGCACGAGCTACAGTTGGAGAAAGATGTCCTGGATCCTCTCAGCCAGCTTGCAGAG GTGGACATCCCCAACATTCTGAAACAGAGGAAACAGTTGGCCAAATTAGTGCTGGACTACGATTCTGCAAGAGCGAG ATGGTTGCAGGCGACCAAATCAATAATCTCAGGAACAAACACTCAAGCACTGACTGCCAAGGCTGACCTACTCAAGGAGGAAGTAGACGAGGCCATGAACAAAGTGGAACTTTGCAAG GACCAACTTGCAGCAGACATGTATAGTTTCTTCTCAAAAGAAGGAGACTATGCCTGTTATTTCTTAACG CTTCTTGAAGCTCAGGCAGAATACCACCGAAAATCTCTCACTTTACTGGAGAGTGTTTTGCCAACCATCCAGGCTCAGCAAG ATTCTTGGATTGAGAAGCCTGCCTTTGGCACTGCATTGGATGAACACCTGAAAAGGAGTGGGAGAGAGATTGCCCTGCCCATAGAGGCCTGCGTCATGATGCTGCTAGAGACTGGGATGAAGGAAGAG GGTCTATTCAGAATTGCAGCTGGGGCATCCAAACTAAAGAAGCTAAAGGCGGCGCTAGACTGTTCCACCTCACAATTGGAGGAGTTCTACTCTGACCCCCATGCTGTTGCTG GAGCACTGAAGTCCTACTTGAGGGAACTGCCTGAACCTTTAATGACCCACCAGCTTTATGATGAATGGACCCAAGCATGCAG TTTATCAGATCCAGATAAGAGGCTTCAGGCTCTATGGATTGTATGTGATAAACtaccaaagaacaacaaaaccaACTTGAG GTATCTGGTAAAGTTCCTTGCTAAACTGGCTCAGGATAGCGAGGTAAACAAAATGACTCCCAGCAACATTGCCATTGTCCTTGGACCCAATCTGCTCTGGGCCAAGACTGAAGG GAGTTTGGCAGAGATGGCTGCGGCTACGTCTGTGCACGTGGTGGCCATCATAGAACCCATCATCCAGCATGCTGACTGGTTCTTTCCTGAGG ATGTGGACTTCAATGTGTCTGGCATGTTTGCAATGCCTGTACCCTCATCCAACCACAACAATCATTTGGATTATGATACTGGCACTATTGAGCGGAAGAGACCAGGCAGTTTGGTTGGACCAGATACGGACGGAAGCCGCAAAGACAA CACCTCTAACAAGTACTCGGACCACACCCTCCGTAGAGGCAGTACCACTTTAGGTAGAAAGCAGCACACCTCACCCGCCTTCCAGCCCCCTTTACCCCCTGTGGAGGCCCCGGGGCAGGGACAAGGCACCGGGCAGGTCCCGCAGTCCTCGGCTGAGCCCCAGGCGCAAGCTCTACCGGGGGCGGCGGGGCCCGACAGCCCCCATAGTTTGGCTCAGGGTCTCGCTGCACTCACTGCCGCTCAGCAACTTCTAGCGCAGCATACGGAGGAGCTCAG CAACCCAAAGGTGCGTGACCCCACAACTGCGCCAACTTCCCTCATCCAACGGAATGGTTCTGGAGTAGGGAGCCAGGCTGCTGGCCAGACGGGCACCGGGACCAGTCCGCATACGATGCGCAGAG TTATCAAGAAACAAGCACCCGCTCCGCCCAAGCCAGCAAACCCACCGCCCGGCCAACCCTCCGCTTCAGTCAACTCATCGCAACCCCTAAGTCCCCCTCCGAGACCGCTGTCAACCCACTCCCAGACTTCCCCTACGTCCCCCAATGCTCAGCTATACAGCACGCCCCGGCGTCACTCCAGTAACCAGCCGCCGATCCAAGCCCCCAGCCATCCACCCCCGGAGCCGCCGACACAGGCCAATTCTCCCACTCAGCTCGGCGCGGACCCACAGAGCGCGGACCCCTCGCCACCGGACTCCCCCAGCCCTCCGGACACCCCTCCGCTCCCCACCCCCCCTGGCCTGGACGGTGCTCAGATCCCCCCGACTTCTCCATCCTCCTACCAGACAGGCTCACTCCCCCGCCCGCGGCCTGTCCCCAAGCCCAGAAACAGGCCCAGCATGCCTCCACCCCCGCAACCCAACCCTGTGGCCAATGACACCAACGGGATCTGCTCCGCCGCTTACAAGATGATGG ACCCGGCCATGTCCTTGAAAGGGCTCAGTCGGACTCTGGTGCCCGAGTTCAACGTGGACCAGCAGCCGGCGCCTGTGTCCTCGCCGCCGTCGCCTCCCAAAGACTGCGAGTTGGACAGCGAGAGCACCGTCTTATAA
- the arhgap17a gene encoding rho GTPase-activating protein 17a isoform X5 — MKKQFNRMKQLANQTVGRAEKTEVLSDDLLQIERRMELVRVVSHNTHKKMVSCLQGHIGADAEKRHSVPRLYTGNGQKKLPLTALSQAMVEGGNQLGEDSLIGKMMEVCGDAESRLASELMQHELQLEKDVLDPLSQLAEVDIPNILKQRKQLAKLVLDYDSARARWLQATKSIISGTNTQALTAKADLLKEEVDEAMNKVELCKDQLAADMYSFFSKEGDYACYFLTLLEAQAEYHRKSLTLLESVLPTIQAQQDSWIEKPAFGTALDEHLKRSGREIALPIEACVMMLLETGMKEEGLFRIAAGASKLKKLKAALDCSTSQLEEFYSDPHAVAGALKSYLRELPEPLMTHQLYDEWTQACSLSDPDKRLQALWIVCDKLPKNNKTNLRYLVKFLAKLAQDSEVNKMTPSNIAIVLGPNLLWAKTEGSLAEMAAATSVHVVAIIEPIIQHADWFFPEDVDFNVSGMFAMPVPSSNHNNHLDYDTGTIERKRPGSLVGPDTDGSRKDNSTSNKYSDHTLRRGSTTLGRKQHTSPAFQPPLPPVEAPGQGQGTGQVPQSSAEPQAQALPGAAGPDSPHSLAQGLAALTAAQQLLAQHTEELSNPKVRDPTTAPTSLIQRNGSGVGSQAAGQTGTGTSPHTMRRVIKKQAPAPPKPANPPPGQPSASVNSSQPLSPPPRPLSTHSQTSPTSPNAQLYSTPRRHSSNQPPIQAPSHPPPEPPTQANSPTQLGADPQSADPSPPDSPSPPDTPPLPTPPGLDGAQIPPTSPSSYQTGSLPRPRPVPKPRNRPSMPPPPQPNPVANDTNGICSAAYKMMG; from the exons AGCGGAAAAAACAGAAGTTCTCAGCGATGACCTTTTACAG ATCGAACGGCGGATGGAGTTGGTGCGCGTGGTgtcccacaacacacacaagaaaatggTCTCATGTCTGCAGGGACATATCGGGGCAGATGCCGAGAAAAGACAT TCCGTACCACGCCTCTATACAGGAAATGGtcag AAAAAGCTTCCTCTCACGGCGTTGTCTCAGGCTATGGTGGAAGGTGGAAACCAGCTGGGCGAGGACTCTTTAATAGG GAAGATGATGGAGGTTTGTGGGGATGCAGAGAGTCGTTTGGCATCTGAACTGATGCAGCACGAGCTACAGTTGGAGAAAGATGTCCTGGATCCTCTCAGCCAGCTTGCAGAG GTGGACATCCCCAACATTCTGAAACAGAGGAAACAGTTGGCCAAATTAGTGCTGGACTACGATTCTGCAAGAGCGAG ATGGTTGCAGGCGACCAAATCAATAATCTCAGGAACAAACACTCAAGCACTGACTGCCAAGGCTGACCTACTCAAGGAGGAAGTAGACGAGGCCATGAACAAAGTGGAACTTTGCAAG GACCAACTTGCAGCAGACATGTATAGTTTCTTCTCAAAAGAAGGAGACTATGCCTGTTATTTCTTAACG CTTCTTGAAGCTCAGGCAGAATACCACCGAAAATCTCTCACTTTACTGGAGAGTGTTTTGCCAACCATCCAGGCTCAGCAAG ATTCTTGGATTGAGAAGCCTGCCTTTGGCACTGCATTGGATGAACACCTGAAAAGGAGTGGGAGAGAGATTGCCCTGCCCATAGAGGCCTGCGTCATGATGCTGCTAGAGACTGGGATGAAGGAAGAG GGTCTATTCAGAATTGCAGCTGGGGCATCCAAACTAAAGAAGCTAAAGGCGGCGCTAGACTGTTCCACCTCACAATTGGAGGAGTTCTACTCTGACCCCCATGCTGTTGCTG GAGCACTGAAGTCCTACTTGAGGGAACTGCCTGAACCTTTAATGACCCACCAGCTTTATGATGAATGGACCCAAGCATGCAG TTTATCAGATCCAGATAAGAGGCTTCAGGCTCTATGGATTGTATGTGATAAACtaccaaagaacaacaaaaccaACTTGAG GTATCTGGTAAAGTTCCTTGCTAAACTGGCTCAGGATAGCGAGGTAAACAAAATGACTCCCAGCAACATTGCCATTGTCCTTGGACCCAATCTGCTCTGGGCCAAGACTGAAGG GAGTTTGGCAGAGATGGCTGCGGCTACGTCTGTGCACGTGGTGGCCATCATAGAACCCATCATCCAGCATGCTGACTGGTTCTTTCCTGAGG ATGTGGACTTCAATGTGTCTGGCATGTTTGCAATGCCTGTACCCTCATCCAACCACAACAATCATTTGGATTATGATACTGGCACTATTGAGCGGAAGAGACCAGGCAGTTTGGTTGGACCAGATACGGACGGAAGCCGCAAAGACAA TAGCACCTCTAACAAGTACTCGGACCACACCCTCCGTAGAGGCAGTACCACTTTAGGTAGAAAGCAGCACACCTCACCCGCCTTCCAGCCCCCTTTACCCCCTGTGGAGGCCCCGGGGCAGGGACAAGGCACCGGGCAGGTCCCGCAGTCCTCGGCTGAGCCCCAGGCGCAAGCTCTACCGGGGGCGGCGGGGCCCGACAGCCCCCATAGTTTGGCTCAGGGTCTCGCTGCACTCACTGCCGCTCAGCAACTTCTAGCGCAGCATACGGAGGAGCTCAG CAACCCAAAGGTGCGTGACCCCACAACTGCGCCAACTTCCCTCATCCAACGGAATGGTTCTGGAGTAGGGAGCCAGGCTGCTGGCCAGACGGGCACCGGGACCAGTCCGCATACGATGCGCAGAG TTATCAAGAAACAAGCACCCGCTCCGCCCAAGCCAGCAAACCCACCGCCCGGCCAACCCTCCGCTTCAGTCAACTCATCGCAACCCCTAAGTCCCCCTCCGAGACCGCTGTCAACCCACTCCCAGACTTCCCCTACGTCCCCCAATGCTCAGCTATACAGCACGCCCCGGCGTCACTCCAGTAACCAGCCGCCGATCCAAGCCCCCAGCCATCCACCCCCGGAGCCGCCGACACAGGCCAATTCTCCCACTCAGCTCGGCGCGGACCCACAGAGCGCGGACCCCTCGCCACCGGACTCCCCCAGCCCTCCGGACACCCCTCCGCTCCCCACCCCCCCTGGCCTGGACGGTGCTCAGATCCCCCCGACTTCTCCATCCTCCTACCAGACAGGCTCACTCCCCCGCCCGCGGCCTGTCCCCAAGCCCAGAAACAGGCCCAGCATGCCTCCACCCCCGCAACCCAACCCTGTGGCCAATGACACCAACGGGATCTGCTCCGCCGCTTACAAGATGATGG GGTAA